In Eriocheir sinensis breed Jianghai 21 chromosome 10, ASM2467909v1, whole genome shotgun sequence, the following proteins share a genomic window:
- the LOC126996433 gene encoding uncharacterized protein LOC126996433 isoform X1 produces MGNSASRQKFNVWVTLERGSSLVDSIKLSCKDSTCCLKRRRTVASVKFPVEGWSCVAGIQGCHAEGELRVPLAKLCKKDGNAAVRVQCASLGKPVFTSSMPLAWLLDNISGLHFSLFCDDGPAFTSLRCNGRRCGEPIRAVSPAPHAATDGMATTDEADAWAAFEVTTHDDWSVEVDDSWAAPDLVTSVAMVEANDSWAAFEAMTRGDWSVEADDSWAAPDLVTSAAVVEADDSWAAFEAMTRDDWSVEADDSWAAPDLVTSAAVVEADDSWAAFEAMTRGDWSVEADDSWAAPDLVTSAAVVEADDSWAAFEAMTRDDWSVEADDPWAPAELVTAITDEADDSWAAFEAMTRDDWSVEADDPWAPAELVTAITDEAGVPMALLEVTTRDDSSDEADDPWPAFEAMTRNDSSDEGDVPLALLEVTTRDDSSDEADDPWPAFEAMTRDDSSDEAGVPMALLEVTTRDDSSDEADDPWPAFEAMTRDDSSDEAGVPMALLEVTTRDDSSDEGDDPWPVFEAMTRDDSSDEGDDTWASAESVTAITDEDAAAWDALELITSDDWSDEGDDAWEALELITSNDWSDEGDDAWEALELITSNDWSDEDDDPWEALELITSNDWSDEDEDPWDALELITSNDWSDEDDDPWDALELITSNDWSDEDDDPWEALELITSNDWPDEDEDPWEALELITSNDWSDEDDDPWDALELITSNDWSDEDEDPWDALELITSNDWSDEGDDPWASAESVAAITDEDDDPWEALELITSNDWSDEENDPWEAIELITSNDWSDEDEDPWDALELITSDDWSDEDEDPWEALELITGNDWSDEDDAFLDVTAICAVVVYIVLLH; encoded by the exons atgggaaactctgcatctcgacagaaattcaacgtgtgggtaaccctggagcgaggctcctccctggtggactccatcaagctctcgtgcaaggactccacctgctgcctgaagaggaggcgtacggtcgcctccgtcaagtTCCCCGTGGAAGGTtggtcttgcgtcgcagggattcaaggctgccacgccgagggtgagctgcgtgtgcccttggcgaagctgtgcaagaaagacggcaacgcggccgtcagggtgcaatgcgcctcgcttgggaagccagtcttcacctcttccatgccgctggcctggctgctggacaacatcagcggcctccacttctctctcttctgtgacgacgggcccgccttcaccagcctccggtgcaacgggaggcggtgtggcgagcccatccgggcggtgagccctgcaccgcATGCGGCCACTGACGGGATGGCCacgaccgatgaggctgatgcatgggcagcctttgaagtgacgacccatgatgactggtccgtggaggttgatgattcatgggcagccccagacttggtgacctccgttgCTATGGTTGAGGCtaatgattcatgggcagcctttgaagcaatgacccgcggtgactggtccgtggaggctgatgattcatgggcagccccagacttggtgacctctgctgctgtggtcgaggctgatgattcatgggcagcctttgaagcaatgacccgtgatgactggtccgtggaggctgatgattcatgggcagccccagacttggtgacctctgctgctgtggtcgaggctgatgattcatgggcagcctttgaagcaatgacccgtggtgactggtccgtggaggctgatgattcatgggcagccccagacttggtgacctctgctgctgtggtcgaggctgatgattcatgggcagcctttgaagcaatgacccgtgatgactggtccgtggaggctgatgatccatgggcacccgccgaattggtgaccgccatcaccgatgaggctgatgattcatgggcagcctttgaagcaatgacccgtgatgactggtccgtggaggctgatgatccatgggcacccgccgaattggtgaccgccatcaccgatgaggctggtGTTCcaatggcactccttgaagtgacgacccgtgatgactcgtctgatgaagctgatgatccatggccagcctttgaagcaatgacccgtaatgactcgtctgatgagggtgatgttccattggcactccttgaagtgacgacccgtgatgactcgtctgatgagg ctgatgatccatggccagcctttgaagcaatgacccgtgatgactcgtctgatgaggctggtGTTCcaatggcactccttgaagtgacgacccgtgatgactcgtctgatgaagctgatgatccatggccagcctttgaagcaatgacccgtgatgactcgtctgacgAGGCTGGTGTTCcaatggcactccttgaagtgacgacccgtgatgactcgtctgatgagggtgatgatccatggccagtctttgaagcaatgacccgtgatgactcgtctgatgagggtgatgatacatgggcatccgccgaatcggtaaccgccatcaccgatgaggatgCTGCTGCATGGgacgccctcgaattgataaccagtgatgactggtctgatgagggtgatgatgcatgggaagccctcgaattgataaccagtaatgactggtctgatgagggtgatgatgcatgggaagccctcgaattgataaccagtaatgactggtctgatgaggatgatgatccatgggaagccctcgaattgataaccagtaatgactggtctgatgaggatgaggatccatgggatgccctcgaattgataaccagtaatgactggtctgatgaggatgatgatccatgggatgccctcgaattgataaccagtaatgactggtctgatgaggatgatgatccatgggaagccctcgaattgataaccagtaatgactggcctgatgaggatgaggatccatgggaagccctcgaattgataaccagtaatgactggtctgatgaggatgatgatccatgggatgccctcgaattgataaccagtaatgactggtctgatgaggatgaggatccatgggatgccctcgaattgataaccagtaatgactggtctgatgagggtgatgatccatgggcatccgccgaatcggtggccgccatcaccgatgaggatgatgatccatgggaagccctcgaattgataaccagtaatgactggtctgatgaggagaATGATCCATGGGAAGCcatcgaattgataaccagtaatgactggtctgatgaggatgaggatccatgggatgccctcgaattgataaccagtgatgactggtctgacgaggatgaggatccatgggaagccctcgaattgataaccggtaatgactggtctgatgaggatgatgccttcctggacgtcacggccatctgtgctgtcgttgtgtacattgtcttgcttcactaa
- the LOC126996433 gene encoding clumping factor A-like isoform X2, whose translation MGNSASRQKFNVWVTLERGSSLVDSIKLSCKDSTCCLKRRRTVASVKFPVEGWSCVAGIQGCHAEGELRVPLAKLCKKDGNAAVRVQCASLGKPVFTSSMPLAWLLDNISGLHFSLFCDDGPAFTSLRCNGRRCGEPIRAVSPAPHAATDGMATTDEADAWAAFEVTTHDDWSVEVDDSWAAPDLVTSVAMVEANDSWAAFEAMTRGDWSVEADDSWAAPDLVTSAAVVEADDSWAAFEAMTRDDWSVEADDSWAAPDLVTSAAVVEADDSWAAFEAMTRGDWSVEADDSWAAPDLVTSAAVVEADDSWAAFEAMTRDDWSVEADDPWAPAELVTAITDEAGVPMALLEVTTRDDSSDEADDPWPAFEAMTRNDSSDEGDVPLALLEVTTRDDSSDEADDPWPAFEAMTRDDSSDEAGVPMALLEVTTRDDSSDEADDPWPAFEAMTRDDSSDEAGVPMALLEVTTRDDSSDEGDDPWPVFEAMTRDDSSDEGDDTWASAESVTAITDEDAAAWDALELITSDDWSDEGDDAWEALELITSNDWSDEGDDAWEALELITSNDWSDEDDDPWEALELITSNDWSDEDEDPWDALELITSNDWSDEDDDPWDALELITSNDWSDEDDDPWEALELITSNDWPDEDEDPWEALELITSNDWSDEDDDPWDALELITSNDWSDEDEDPWDALELITSNDWSDEGDDPWASAESVAAITDEDDDPWEALELITSNDWSDEENDPWEAIELITSNDWSDEDEDPWDALELITSDDWSDEDEDPWEALELITGNDWSDEDDAFLDVTAICAVVVYIVLLH comes from the exons atgggaaactctgcatctcgacagaaattcaacgtgtgggtaaccctggagcgaggctcctccctggtggactccatcaagctctcgtgcaaggactccacctgctgcctgaagaggaggcgtacggtcgcctccgtcaagtTCCCCGTGGAAGGTtggtcttgcgtcgcagggattcaaggctgccacgccgagggtgagctgcgtgtgcccttggcgaagctgtgcaagaaagacggcaacgcggccgtcagggtgcaatgcgcctcgcttgggaagccagtcttcacctcttccatgccgctggcctggctgctggacaacatcagcggcctccacttctctctcttctgtgacgacgggcccgccttcaccagcctccggtgcaacgggaggcggtgtggcgagcccatccgggcggtgagccctgcaccgcATGCGGCCACTGACGGGATGGCCacgaccgatgaggctgatgcatgggcagcctttgaagtgacgacccatgatgactggtccgtggaggttgatgattcatgggcagccccagacttggtgacctccgttgCTATGGTTGAGGCtaatgattcatgggcagcctttgaagcaatgacccgcggtgactggtccgtggaggctgatgattcatgggcagccccagacttggtgacctctgctgctgtggtcgaggctgatgattcatgggcagcctttgaagcaatgacccgtgatgactggtccgtggaggctgatgattcatgggcagccccagacttggtgacctctgctgctgtggtcgaggctgatgattcatgggcagcctttgaagcaatgacccgtggtgactggtccgtggaggctgatgattcatgggcagccccagacttggtgacctctgctgctgtggtcgaggctgatgattcatgggcagcctttgaagcaatgacccgtgatgactggtccgtggaggctgatgatccatgggcacccgccgaattggtgaccgccatcaccgatgag gctggtGTTCcaatggcactccttgaagtgacgacccgtgatgactcgtctgatgaagctgatgatccatggccagcctttgaagcaatgacccgtaatgactcgtctgatgagggtgatgttccattggcactccttgaagtgacgacccgtgatgactcgtctgatgagg ctgatgatccatggccagcctttgaagcaatgacccgtgatgactcgtctgatgaggctggtGTTCcaatggcactccttgaagtgacgacccgtgatgactcgtctgatgaagctgatgatccatggccagcctttgaagcaatgacccgtgatgactcgtctgacgAGGCTGGTGTTCcaatggcactccttgaagtgacgacccgtgatgactcgtctgatgagggtgatgatccatggccagtctttgaagcaatgacccgtgatgactcgtctgatgagggtgatgatacatgggcatccgccgaatcggtaaccgccatcaccgatgaggatgCTGCTGCATGGgacgccctcgaattgataaccagtgatgactggtctgatgagggtgatgatgcatgggaagccctcgaattgataaccagtaatgactggtctgatgagggtgatgatgcatgggaagccctcgaattgataaccagtaatgactggtctgatgaggatgatgatccatgggaagccctcgaattgataaccagtaatgactggtctgatgaggatgaggatccatgggatgccctcgaattgataaccagtaatgactggtctgatgaggatgatgatccatgggatgccctcgaattgataaccagtaatgactggtctgatgaggatgatgatccatgggaagccctcgaattgataaccagtaatgactggcctgatgaggatgaggatccatgggaagccctcgaattgataaccagtaatgactggtctgatgaggatgatgatccatgggatgccctcgaattgataaccagtaatgactggtctgatgaggatgaggatccatgggatgccctcgaattgataaccagtaatgactggtctgatgagggtgatgatccatgggcatccgccgaatcggtggccgccatcaccgatgaggatgatgatccatgggaagccctcgaattgataaccagtaatgactggtctgatgaggagaATGATCCATGGGAAGCcatcgaattgataaccagtaatgactggtctgatgaggatgaggatccatgggatgccctcgaattgataaccagtgatgactggtctgacgaggatgaggatccatgggaagccctcgaattgataaccggtaatgactggtctgatgaggatgatgccttcctggacgtcacggccatctgtgctgtcgttgtgtacattgtcttgcttcactaa
- the LOC126996433 gene encoding clumping factor A-like isoform X3 yields MGNSASRQKFNVWVTLERGSSLVDSIKLSCKDSTCCLKRRRTVASVKFPVEGWSCVAGIQGCHAEGELRVPLAKLCKKDGNAAVRVQCASLGKPVFTSSMPLAWLLDNISGLHFSLFCDDGPAFTSLRCNGRRCGEPIRAVSPAPHAATDGMATTDEADAWAAFEVTTHDDWSVEVDDSWAAPDLVTSVAMVEANDSWAAFEAMTRGDWSVEADDSWAAPDLVTSAAVVEADDSWAAFEAMTRDDWSVEADDSWAAPDLVTSAAVVEADDSWAAFEAMTRGDWSVEADDSWAAPDLVTSAAVVEADDSWAAFEAMTRDDWSVEADDPWAPAELVTAITDEADDSWAAFEAMTRDDWSVEADDPWAPAELVTAITDEAGVPMALLEVTTRDDSSDEADDPWPAFEAMTRNDSSDEGDVPLALLEVTTRDDSSDEADDPWPAFEAMTRDDSSDEAGVPMALLEVTTRDDSSDEGDDPWPVFEAMTRDDSSDEGDDTWASAESVTAITDEDAAAWDALELITSDDWSDEGDDAWEALELITSNDWSDEGDDAWEALELITSNDWSDEDDDPWEALELITSNDWSDEDEDPWDALELITSNDWSDEDDDPWDALELITSNDWSDEDDDPWEALELITSNDWPDEDEDPWEALELITSNDWSDEDDDPWDALELITSNDWSDEDEDPWDALELITSNDWSDEGDDPWASAESVAAITDEDDDPWEALELITSNDWSDEENDPWEAIELITSNDWSDEDEDPWDALELITSDDWSDEDEDPWEALELITGNDWSDEDDAFLDVTAICAVVVYIVLLH; encoded by the exons atgggaaactctgcatctcgacagaaattcaacgtgtgggtaaccctggagcgaggctcctccctggtggactccatcaagctctcgtgcaaggactccacctgctgcctgaagaggaggcgtacggtcgcctccgtcaagtTCCCCGTGGAAGGTtggtcttgcgtcgcagggattcaaggctgccacgccgagggtgagctgcgtgtgcccttggcgaagctgtgcaagaaagacggcaacgcggccgtcagggtgcaatgcgcctcgcttgggaagccagtcttcacctcttccatgccgctggcctggctgctggacaacatcagcggcctccacttctctctcttctgtgacgacgggcccgccttcaccagcctccggtgcaacgggaggcggtgtggcgagcccatccgggcggtgagccctgcaccgcATGCGGCCACTGACGGGATGGCCacgaccgatgaggctgatgcatgggcagcctttgaagtgacgacccatgatgactggtccgtggaggttgatgattcatgggcagccccagacttggtgacctccgttgCTATGGTTGAGGCtaatgattcatgggcagcctttgaagcaatgacccgcggtgactggtccgtggaggctgatgattcatgggcagccccagacttggtgacctctgctgctgtggtcgaggctgatgattcatgggcagcctttgaagcaatgacccgtgatgactggtccgtggaggctgatgattcatgggcagccccagacttggtgacctctgctgctgtggtcgaggctgatgattcatgggcagcctttgaagcaatgacccgtggtgactggtccgtggaggctgatgattcatgggcagccccagacttggtgacctctgctgctgtggtcgaggctgatgattcatgggcagcctttgaagcaatgacccgtgatgactggtccgtggaggctgatgatccatgggcacccgccgaattggtgaccgccatcaccgatgaggctgatgattcatgggcagcctttgaagcaatgacccgtgatgactggtccgtggaggctgatgatccatgggcacccgccgaattggtgaccgccatcaccgatgaggctggtGTTCcaatggcactccttgaagtgacgacccgtgatgactcgtctgatgaagctgatgatccatggccagcctttgaagcaatgacccgtaatgactcgtctgatgagggtgatgttccattggcactccttgaagtgacgacccgtgatgactcgtctgatgagg ctgatgatccatggccagcctttgaagcaatgacccgtgatgactcgtctgacgAGGCTGGTGTTCcaatggcactccttgaagtgacgacccgtgatgactcgtctgatgagggtgatgatccatggccagtctttgaagcaatgacccgtgatgactcgtctgatgagggtgatgatacatgggcatccgccgaatcggtaaccgccatcaccgatgaggatgCTGCTGCATGGgacgccctcgaattgataaccagtgatgactggtctgatgagggtgatgatgcatgggaagccctcgaattgataaccagtaatgactggtctgatgagggtgatgatgcatgggaagccctcgaattgataaccagtaatgactggtctgatgaggatgatgatccatgggaagccctcgaattgataaccagtaatgactggtctgatgaggatgaggatccatgggatgccctcgaattgataaccagtaatgactggtctgatgaggatgatgatccatgggatgccctcgaattgataaccagtaatgactggtctgatgaggatgatgatccatgggaagccctcgaattgataaccagtaatgactggcctgatgaggatgaggatccatgggaagccctcgaattgataaccagtaatgactggtctgatgaggatgatgatccatgggatgccctcgaattgataaccagtaatgactggtctgatgaggatgaggatccatgggatgccctcgaattgataaccagtaatgactggtctgatgagggtgatgatccatgggcatccgccgaatcggtggccgccatcaccgatgaggatgatgatccatgggaagccctcgaattgataaccagtaatgactggtctgatgaggagaATGATCCATGGGAAGCcatcgaattgataaccagtaatgactggtctgatgaggatgaggatccatgggatgccctcgaattgataaccagtgatgactggtctgacgaggatgaggatccatgggaagccctcgaattgataaccggtaatgactggtctgatgaggatgatgccttcctggacgtcacggccatctgtgctgtcgttgtgtacattgtcttgcttcactaa
- the LOC126996433 gene encoding clumping factor A-like isoform X4 has protein sequence MGNSASRQKFNVWVTLERGSSLVDSIKLSCKDSTCCLKRRRTVASVKFPVEGWSCVAGIQGCHAEGELRVPLAKLCKKDGNAAVRVQCASLGKPVFTSSMPLAWLLDNISGLHFSLFCDDGPAFTSLRCNGRRCGEPIRAVSPAPHAATDGMATTDEADAWAAFEVTTHDDWSVEVDDSWAAPDLVTSVAMVEANDSWAAFEAMTRGDWSVEADDSWAAPDLVTSAAVVEADDSWAAFEAMTRDDWSVEADDSWAAPDLVTSAAVVEADDSWAAFEAMTRGDWSVEADDSWAAPDLVTSAAVVEADDSWAAFEAMTRDDWSVEADDPWAPAELVTAITDEAGVPMALLEVTTRDDSSDEADDPWPAFEAMTRDDSSDEAGVPMALLEVTTRDDSSDEGDDPWPVFEAMTRDDSSDEGDDTWASAESVTAITDEDAAAWDALELITSDDWSDEGDDAWEALELITSNDWSDEGDDAWEALELITSNDWSDEDDDPWEALELITSNDWSDEDEDPWDALELITSNDWSDEDDDPWDALELITSNDWSDEDDDPWEALELITSNDWPDEDEDPWEALELITSNDWSDEDDDPWDALELITSNDWSDEDEDPWDALELITSNDWSDEGDDPWASAESVAAITDEDDDPWEALELITSNDWSDEENDPWEAIELITSNDWSDEDEDPWDALELITSDDWSDEDEDPWEALELITGNDWSDEDDAFLDVTAICAVVVYIVLLH, from the exons atgggaaactctgcatctcgacagaaattcaacgtgtgggtaaccctggagcgaggctcctccctggtggactccatcaagctctcgtgcaaggactccacctgctgcctgaagaggaggcgtacggtcgcctccgtcaagtTCCCCGTGGAAGGTtggtcttgcgtcgcagggattcaaggctgccacgccgagggtgagctgcgtgtgcccttggcgaagctgtgcaagaaagacggcaacgcggccgtcagggtgcaatgcgcctcgcttgggaagccagtcttcacctcttccatgccgctggcctggctgctggacaacatcagcggcctccacttctctctcttctgtgacgacgggcccgccttcaccagcctccggtgcaacgggaggcggtgtggcgagcccatccgggcggtgagccctgcaccgcATGCGGCCACTGACGGGATGGCCacgaccgatgaggctgatgcatgggcagcctttgaagtgacgacccatgatgactggtccgtggaggttgatgattcatgggcagccccagacttggtgacctccgttgCTATGGTTGAGGCtaatgattcatgggcagcctttgaagcaatgacccgcggtgactggtccgtggaggctgatgattcatgggcagccccagacttggtgacctctgctgctgtggtcgaggctgatgattcatgggcagcctttgaagcaatgacccgtgatgactggtccgtggaggctgatgattcatgggcagccccagacttggtgacctctgctgctgtggtcgaggctgatgattcatgggcagcctttgaagcaatgacccgtggtgactggtccgtggaggctgatgattcatgggcagccccagacttggtgacctctgctgctgtggtcgaggctgatgattcatgggcagcctttgaagcaatgacccgtgatgactggtccgtggaggctgatgatccatgggcacccgccgaattggtgaccgccatcaccgatgag gctggtGTTCcaatggcactccttgaagtgacgacccgtgatgactcgtctgatgaagctgatgatccatggccagcctttgaagcaatgacccgtgatgactcgtctgacgAGGCTGGTGTTCcaatggcactccttgaagtgacgacccgtgatgactcgtctgatgagggtgatgatccatggccagtctttgaagcaatgacccgtgatgactcgtctgatgagggtgatgatacatgggcatccgccgaatcggtaaccgccatcaccgatgaggatgCTGCTGCATGGgacgccctcgaattgataaccagtgatgactggtctgatgagggtgatgatgcatgggaagccctcgaattgataaccagtaatgactggtctgatgagggtgatgatgcatgggaagccctcgaattgataaccagtaatgactggtctgatgaggatgatgatccatgggaagccctcgaattgataaccagtaatgactggtctgatgaggatgaggatccatgggatgccctcgaattgataaccagtaatgactggtctgatgaggatgatgatccatgggatgccctcgaattgataaccagtaatgactggtctgatgaggatgatgatccatgggaagccctcgaattgataaccagtaatgactggcctgatgaggatgaggatccatgggaagccctcgaattgataaccagtaatgactggtctgatgaggatgatgatccatgggatgccctcgaattgataaccagtaatgactggtctgatgaggatgaggatccatgggatgccctcgaattgataaccagtaatgactggtctgatgagggtgatgatccatgggcatccgccgaatcggtggccgccatcaccgatgaggatgatgatccatgggaagccctcgaattgataaccagtaatgactggtctgatgaggagaATGATCCATGGGAAGCcatcgaattgataaccagtaatgactggtctgatgaggatgaggatccatgggatgccctcgaattgataaccagtgatgactggtctgacgaggatgaggatccatgggaagccctcgaattgataaccggtaatgactggtctgatgaggatgatgccttcctggacgtcacggccatctgtgctgtcgttgtgtacattgtcttgcttcactaa